The DNA segment ACTACTGGATATCTAGTAAGCCCTAAGGATACTTATTCCCAACCATTAGGTAAAGATCTACCGCAGATAAAATCTAACTCTGCTCATAGAAGAACTGGTTATGAACTTTCATTACGATATAAAACCAAGATAAAAGACTTGCAGTTACAGCTTGGAGCTAATCTAGCCTATTTTAATGAATTGTGGGAACAACTAGATACTGAAGATGAAGCTACACTTAAAAATCCTTATACCCGTAAAACACATCGTACCAGTTATTGGGATGGTGGTGCTGTACTTGTTTCGGATGGACTTTATCAGGATGGAAGTGAAATATTAAATACTCCACGCCTATTAGGTTCTACCCAAACCCAGCCTGGGGATATTCGTTATAGTGATATGAATGGTGACGGTAAAATTGATGATCAGGACAAACGAATTGTTGGATTACCTAGTCTGCCACGATTAAACTATGGAATTGATTTCAGTATGAAATATAAAGGTTGGTTTGCCAATGGACTTTTTCAGGGGACAGGAAACAGATATCTTGCTTTTGATAATTTTATGGTAGTGGAAGCCAAAAGGCGTACCTATGAATACCAACAAAATTATTGGACACCTGAAAATCCGAATGCATTGTTTCCTCGGGTATCACATTCTGAAGCAGTGAATGGAGGTAATAATAGTAATCAGAGTAATCCTTCTGATTTTTACTTGAAAAATGCCAAGTATTTCAGACTTAAAAACTTGCAGATTGGTTACGATTTTAAGCAGTCAGTATTAGATAAGCTAGCATGGATAGCATCTTGTAAAATGTTTGTAAGTGGTACTAATTTATTTACCATATCAGAGGTGAATGATTATTTTGATCCAGAACAAGTTGAACAAAGTAATAGTGGTACACAAAGCTATGGGTATCCGGTGCAACGGACTTATTCTTTAGGTGTTAATATTGGATTTTAAAAAATAAAAGAGCAATGAATAAAATATTATTATATACACTAACTATTCTTTCGGGGTACATTTGTTTTTCTTGTAATGATGACCTCCTAGATACCAAGCCTCTAGATAAATATACAGAGGTGGACATATGGAATGATGCCAGCTTGGCGCAAGGTTTTATTTATAATACATATGGCTCTGTTATTCCGGAATTATTTGTTAATCCACTGGATCCACAAAGTCGTTTTGGTGGAGTAGGAAATGATGATTATACAGACAATGTATTAACACGAAAATCAAATAACATAGCACGTGATCTGATAGACAAATACTTTGATGCTGGTTGGGCAAAAAATAATTCGTACTATTTCTTCGGGAAGGCTCCTTCTGGAAATAAGGCGCCTATCAAAAAGAATTCCTTTGAGGTAATTCGAGACTGTAATCTAATTATTGAAAAGGTATCAGCTTCGACAGGTATTATCGAAAGTGAAAAGGCAGCACTGGTAGCACAAGGTAAAATGTTACGAGCCTTGATTTATTATACCAAAGCTCGTTTGTTTGGTAAGTATGTCATTATTGACAAGGTACTGACTCCTGATGATGAGTTGAAATTACCACGTTCAAAAACCATTAAGGAGACCTATGATTTTATCATTAAAGATCTTCAGGAAGCAGCACCTGACTTAAAAGGAGCAAATGAAGTACAAAGTGGGCAACTCACCCAGGGGGCTGCATATGCAATGTTAGCTGAAATTGCTTTACAAGGGGCTGCATATATTGAAGAAGGAAAAGAAGATTACTATCAGATTGCCAAAGAGGCTAGTGAAAAATTGTTTGATTTAGGGTATTCGTTGGATTCGGATTATGGTACATTATTTAATGATTACGATTATGCATTAAATTCGAATTCTATAATACTTGGATTATATAAGCATATTGATGTTACTTGGTGTCAGCAAACACTGATGCAAGGTATTGTACCCAACCTTGAAGTGTCTGCAACCACAGGTAGCCCTGCATTAAAGGAGTCTTTTTTAGGATGGACAGAAGTATGGCCTTCCTGTAGTCTTGTGGATGATTATTTGGTAGCTGATGTTGATGGAGTAGCCAAGCGCTGGGATGAGACTTCTTATTTTGACGATTTTGAGTCAAAAGGCGGTTATATTTCCAATGCCATATATAACAAACATCGTGATGCTAGATTTTTTGCCTCTATAGTGCAGGATTCATCTAAGCTTTTTTCTAATGTTATATCAACACGTGTGGGAGGAAATCTTCATTATGCAGAGAGTACCAAAGGAACAAATCGTTCAACACCATCAGGCTACTTTATTCGTAAGGGAATTTATGACATGGAAGGATTTAAAGCAGTAGTGCATACTAATTATCATCAGGTTGTTACTCGTATTGGAAGAGCTTATTTGAATTATGCTGAGGTAATGTTGCGATTGAATCAGCCTGAAATAGCGATTGAGTATATTAATAAAACACGAACAGTGCATGGAGGATTACCCGCTTTATCAACAAGTATTGGTCTCAATGAAGCATGGAGGTGGTATAAAATTGAACGTAGAGTTGAGCTGTTTTTTGAAAATGATAGATACTGGTCTCTTTTAAGATGGGGTAAAGAGGAAGGTGGAAATGTTATTTCAGAGTTAAATGATACACAACATACATTTTTTGAAATTGCAGCTGACGGTAAGAGTTATCAAATTATGCCTGTAATTTTGAGTCCTAACAACCATAAGAAGAGATTTTCTACCAAACGTTACCTGTTCCCTGTTCCTGAAAATGAGAGAATACTTAACGATATGTTGGATCAAAATCCGGGATGGTAGTACTCTTTATGAGTTTATTATGACGAGTGCTCATAAGATTGTATTGTGCTTTGATGCGCTCGTTTATTCATCTTGTGAAAGATAAATTAAGAAATACTCATGTAGTGAAGTTTTATAAACCTTTATGTGGTTCATTGCATGGATGTTTCATATAGTAACTGTTATAATATAAGTATATGAAAAAAATTAATTATATATCATTAGCTCTTTTGATGCTTGTTTTTTCTTCGTGTTTAAAGTCCGGATTAGACGATTTACCCGCCTTTGATGAAGCAAATATTGAAAATTTCACCTTTGAATATCGATGGCTTGTGAAAAATGGAGATTATGATCAGCTTCGGGTATATCCAATGGATGTAAATTCAACAGTAGATGAGATTTCCAATACGGTGAATTGTGTAATCACTGTTCCTTCTGCAACCGATACAGGTGCTAACCCTAAAGACGATTTTCCGACTGAAATTAGAAATCAAGTTTCCTTGTCTTCTTTAGTGGGTTATGCCAATATATCAACGGCAGCTACCATGTCGCCAATAGATAATGCACCTAAGTTGGGTGAAATGGGTGATTATAGTGTTTCTCCGTTGATGTATAAAGTAGTGGCAGCTGATGGTACAGTGAAGGAATGGACACTGAATATTACTGAATTTAATAAGTAATAATAGTTTGATTTTACCTGACCTATCCATTTAAAGTGGATGGGACAGGTTTAGTATCTGTTTTATACTTGGTAACACAAA comes from the Saccharicrinis fermentans DSM 9555 = JCM 21142 genome and includes:
- a CDS encoding RagB/SusD family nutrient uptake outer membrane protein, whose product is MNKILLYTLTILSGYICFSCNDDLLDTKPLDKYTEVDIWNDASLAQGFIYNTYGSVIPELFVNPLDPQSRFGGVGNDDYTDNVLTRKSNNIARDLIDKYFDAGWAKNNSYYFFGKAPSGNKAPIKKNSFEVIRDCNLIIEKVSASTGIIESEKAALVAQGKMLRALIYYTKARLFGKYVIIDKVLTPDDELKLPRSKTIKETYDFIIKDLQEAAPDLKGANEVQSGQLTQGAAYAMLAEIALQGAAYIEEGKEDYYQIAKEASEKLFDLGYSLDSDYGTLFNDYDYALNSNSIILGLYKHIDVTWCQQTLMQGIVPNLEVSATTGSPALKESFLGWTEVWPSCSLVDDYLVADVDGVAKRWDETSYFDDFESKGGYISNAIYNKHRDARFFASIVQDSSKLFSNVISTRVGGNLHYAESTKGTNRSTPSGYFIRKGIYDMEGFKAVVHTNYHQVVTRIGRAYLNYAEVMLRLNQPEIAIEYINKTRTVHGGLPALSTSIGLNEAWRWYKIERRVELFFENDRYWSLLRWGKEEGGNVISELNDTQHTFFEIAADGKSYQIMPVILSPNNHKKRFSTKRYLFPVPENERILNDMLDQNPGW
- a CDS encoding DUF5018-related domain-containing protein; protein product: MKKINYISLALLMLVFSSCLKSGLDDLPAFDEANIENFTFEYRWLVKNGDYDQLRVYPMDVNSTVDEISNTVNCVITVPSATDTGANPKDDFPTEIRNQVSLSSLVGYANISTAATMSPIDNAPKLGEMGDYSVSPLMYKVVAADGTVKEWTLNITEFNK